A stretch of Telopea speciosissima isolate NSW1024214 ecotype Mountain lineage chromosome 11, Tspe_v1, whole genome shotgun sequence DNA encodes these proteins:
- the LOC122646050 gene encoding BAG family molecular chaperone regulator 8, chloroplastic gives MASHPHHHHCNSNQLSSSCSCSCCCSCNSSHPSQVSQSPTTDPLLQALAAQLLQSSETHLYAQYLKPQQHQFHQKQLYQKQQQHQQTQSLLSSLLRRIEALESSLHQIPPSPSPPPPPSISLRDIAARIIQTHFRAFLVRRSQTLRQIKDLAFIKASLNSLKSSISDGSQIKPEVLSQKAMDLLLKLDSIQGGDPMIRDGKKSVSRDLVRFLEFVDGLFTKRRELSSKATKSLRVAENSKKSRVCISSHDPVMGTYHSGLSGEQRELLEKLSSQARGISENNEGMHVELESFHQISDDEDDPKRPPNHGGILVKRLALGSKLKKNVSFAENGDLTRVFDESHSGGHEAGIDLGFPDDDQRELMENLCRKVEEIGGFSGDYEEEEAYMESKANDGDGNPRRVLQREVIYGKSVQRQGQNGEIAYSAPLPVQMEPIIREVRSGW, from the exons ATGGCCTCTCATCCCCATCACCACCATTGCAATAGTAACCAACTCAGCAGCAGCTGCAGCTGTAGCTGCTGTTGTAGTTGCAACTCTTCCCATCCCTCTCAGGTGTCTCAGTCCCCAACTACAGATCCTCTTCTTCAAGCCCTAGCTGCTCAACTCCTTCAATCTTCGGAAACGCATCTCTATGCCCAGTACCTTAAACCCCAACAACACCAGTTCCATCAGAAGCAATTATACcagaaacaacaacaacaccaaCAAACCCAATcgcttctctcctctctcctgcGTCGCATCGAAGCTCTTGAATCCTCTCTCCACCAAAtacccccttctccttctccacctcctcctccttcgaTTTCTCTCCGTGACATCGCTGCCCGTATCATACAGACCCACTTTCGTGCCTTCCTTGTCCGTAGATCGCAAACCCTTCGACAAATTAAAGACCTAGCTTTTATTAAGGCTAGTCTCAACAGCCTGAAATCCTCAATCTCCGATGGTTCCCAAATCAAGCCTGAGGTTCTCTCGCAGAAAGCCATGGATTTGCTTCTCAAGCTTGATTCGATTCAG GGTGGTGATCCGATGATTAGGGATGGAAAGAAATCGGTTAGCAGAGATCTGGTTCGTTTCTTAGAGTTTGTCGATGGGCTTTTCACGAAAAGACGGGAGCTTTCTTCTAAAGCAACGAAGAGCTTGAGAGTTGCAGAAAATAGTAAGAAATCAAGGGTTTGTATAAGTTCCCATGATCCAGTCATGGGCACCTATCATAGTGGTCTGAGTGGGGAACAGAGAGAACTCTTGGAGAAATTGAGCAGCCAAGCTCGGGGAATATCTGAGAATAACGAGGGAATGCATGTAGAGCTTGAATCCTTTCATCAGAttagtgatgatgaagatgatccTAAGAGACCTCCCAACCATGGCGGGATTTTGGTGAAACGGCTTGCCCTTGGATCAAAGTTAAAGAAAAATGTGAGCTTTGCAGAGAATGGGGATTTAACAAGGGTTTTCGATGAGTCACATTCAGGTGGTCATGAAGCTGGCATTGATCTAGGATTTCCTGATGATGATCAGAGAGAGCTTATGGAAAATCTGTGTAGGAAAGTTGAAGAAATTGGAGGTTTCTCTGGGGattatgaggaggaggaagcatACATGGAGAGTAAAGCTAATGATGGCGACGGAAACCCTAGAAGGGTTCTGCAGAGGGAGGTCATCTATGGAAAAAGTGTGCAACGCCAGGGTCAAAATGGAGAAATTGCATATTCTGCACCCTTACCTGTCCAGATGGAGCCCATTATAAGAGAGGTGAGGAGTGGGTGGTAA
- the LOC122645290 gene encoding protein RGF1 INDUCIBLE TRANSCRIPTION FACTOR 1-like, whose protein sequence is MKNKLPEWIDSFITSKFYDSCVIHHELRKNEMNIFCINCNECFCQHCIASSTHELHEQLQIRKYVYNNVVRVDVMQKYMDISGVQTYLSNNAKVIFVHPRPQLKTGTTHSSTACEVCYRFVQEDNRFCSIACKVSEVAQKERDKSPSPPLIQLPISENEVAMKENQDAEYVPKSSDQQQIESSSALKPTKRSHKRKGISRRSPLF, encoded by the exons ATGAAGAACAAGTTGCCGGAATGGATCGATTCATTTATAACGAGCAAATTCTATGATTCTTGTGTAATTCATCATGAACTCCGCAAAAACGAGATGAATATATTCTGCATCAACTGTAACGAATGTTTCTGCCAGCATTGCATCGCATCTTCTACTCATGAACTTCATGAACAGCTTCAGATCCGCAAATATGTTTATAATAACGTTGTTCGTGTCGATGTCATGCAGAAGTATATGGACATTTCCGGAGTCCAA ACATATCTGTCGAATAATGCAAAGGTCATATTTGTGCATCCTCGTCCACAACTCAAAACAGGGACGACACACAGCAGCACAGCTTGTGAAGTATGCTATAGATTCGTACAGGAGGATAACAGATTCTGTTCGATCGCTTGCAAG GTTTCGGAAGTTGCACAGAAGGAAAGGGATAAGAGTCCTAGTCCTCCATTAATACAACTTCCAATTTCAGAAAATGAGGTAGCCATGAAAGAAAATCAAGATGCAGAGTATGTGCCGAAATCGAGTGATCAGCAGCAGATAGAGAGTTCTTCAGCATTGAAGCCTACGAAGCGATCGCACAAGAGAAAAGGAATTTCCCGCAGATCTCCTCTATTCTGA